The Capsicum annuum cultivar UCD-10X-F1 chromosome 1, UCD10Xv1.1, whole genome shotgun sequence sequence tatttttttgacgtataaaaaaattaaaattatatatatattacgtcGGTTTGgtttgggttcggtttgattttattttttctaataccaaaccaaaccaagaatgatcgattttttttttgccaataccaaaccaatcaaaccaaaccataagttaGTTTTTTTCCTCGGTTTGATTTGATTCATCGGTTCAGTTTAacttaacggttcgatttgtACACCCCTAGCtagacatataaatatatatttttatttaccaAATATAGTAATATTTTACTACTCTTAAGAGACCTTGAAAAAATTAAAAGCGCATGTTCTTCCCCTTCCCCCTTCTcctttacctttttcttcttttcactcCAAATTTCACCTTCCCGGAATGTTGGTGTCATTTTAAATTCAGAAACCAACGTCGAGAAAGATATGAGTAATTTTGATCTGAATTTAGAGGGTTGCTTAGATATACAGAAAATGTAAATCAGAAATGATGAGAAATTAAATCTAAATTTGTTGCAAAAGAATTTTGTTTTGAGAGAGTGGTATCTTAAAGCAACTAAATATTGATggggttttgaatttaaatttttagctATTTGAGTAATATTTGagctaattataaattaaattccAATCTTAGTTCGTTGAAGTTATACTTTTATGattttatgttgttgtatttgcattaaaattatatcaatattgtattcacattaaaattatatcagtattgtaCGAAAGTTGTATAAAATATTGttgttatattaaatttttagaaatcaacttgaattttatacaaattttatataattacatGTTATGCATGATATATGAGCGAgatttgaagtttgatttttttactcAAAAACCTAACATgaacttatatatgtatacacatatcatagtgatttaattttttatagtctTTATACACCAAATGGTGAGGAAAATTATAAGTCTTTATACCCCTCAAAGATAGACATTTCAAAAAGGTTCTTGTTGGACCTATTTATGATCAATTaatttgcccttttttttttcactttatcatTTAACAAGCGTCTCAATCGGTCCAGCAAATTTTTGAACCAGACAACTATGCAAAATGGATATCATACTAATTTCAAAGTATTCCAAAGTGAAAGTGACAGGAATTCAATGATATTTATCACTTGTAAGTTGTATATTTATGGGGcatattaatatgaaaatttGAAAGCTATGACTACCAAATGTAAtcacatatatgtatatctcgtgaTTACGCTTTACACTGATCAGAGACAAGGGTCCAACTTTAATTTTTGGTATTAAATGTATATATAACCTGACTAATTAATATACACTATGTGACTAATATATATGTACTTCTCCCTCCATTACAATTAAATATATTCTCCCACGTTTAGTTTCTGTAGTCCCTCATGAATGAATGAACAAAATGACGAGAGAAAAGTTTAATTTGATATTCGTCATTTAAAAAGTTgtaagatatttatttttcaccttatacatttttataattatttgagacTAGAGAGTTTAAACTTCTGACTTTTCATTTGGAGACAAATCACGCAATAAATACAAGTATTTCAGTCACTACTAAAAAGCAGGAACTAGCGACTATTTTTGCAGCTAAACTGCAAAGTTCATCTCTCGATAAGATTTAGCGATGAATTAGCAACGAGTTATCACAAAATTCTGTTAGAATGGCCCATTTAGTGACAAACTTGTAACTTTTTGTACTAATGCCACTCTCCTTGTTTCAATTTATGACCTACATATTTGATTAGACGCATAGATTAATTAGGAAAAAATGAAAACCACTTTTGAAACTCAATTATTGATCTGAAATgtgtatatattgatatttgtgtAGCTAATTTCGATTTTACAGATGTCATCACATTTGTATGATTGTTAAATCTTCCCAAAGGCATCCTTGTTTTCAAAACACACCAAAAACAAAATTTCCATAAATTGAAACGGAAGAAGGAATACCTCTTATAATATGCAAATTTAGAGTCATATGATAGGGTTAGATTGAGATTATTTGAGAGTGGCTTTGATAAAGGCAAGTTGCAAAAAATGAGATTGAGATgattcgggcatgtgatgaggaggtgcgTGGATGCTCCAGTACGGAGATGTGAGAGACTGATTATGGATGGtattaggcggggtagaggtaggtcgaagaaatattggatgaaggtgattaggcatgacattgagttttacagcttaccgaggacatcaCTCTTAATAGGAAGGTACAGAGGACgagaattagggtagagggtagGAGTGCGTCTTTACCTAGTAGGGAAGAATGTTTTGTATGTGTCTTTagttaattagttttttattagtGGTGTTTTGGTTATGTGTGTGTGACTTCGGATATCTAATATAAGATTACtctgtgggtgtcttattttctttagtatCCAGTGGTGTACTATCTTATTTCGTtgttcatttttatgtttttgatttgTTATGCTGTTATATGTCCTGAGCTGAGGGTCTACCAAAAATAGTCCCTCTACTTCATGTGAGGGAGTGGTATGTACgtgttagtatttttcatgtctAGATAGCAAAAATTACTCTACATACCAATAGAAAACATAAACTGCATAAGAAGAAAGCAAAATGCCAAAAAGGTATAGACAAAGCTAGTCATTAATAATACTAATAGCAAGATTGTAATTGCATCGTCATTAAAGTATGAGCAAATTTCCGCGAAAATAAAGGATGCAGATATACGATCAAAGTAACAAATAGAGTACTGTAGATACTTTGAGATGACTATTGTTAAAAAGCACGACAAATAACTTTGAGACGAAAGGAACACTAATTAGTAATTAAATCTTACTACAATTAGTGTCATTGCAGAAACAGCTGCAAATTGAAGTTCtcaacaaacacaaaaaattaaCCACTAGTAGGGGTGAGGGTAGCTAATTAGGGAACATAAAACAAGAAGTCAATACCCGAACCATAGTCTTTTTGTTAGAGGGTAATTTTCTCACCATTCACCAAGGATTTCATTTTCACCTGGTTCGTTCTTGACTTCCCAAAAATCGTAATCACTACAAAATATTCGAAAAGAAACACACACTCACACACACATTGACAGACACAAACAATCATTTCACTGGATTTTCCCACCTGCCTAACAACAACTTTCTGACTCTTGTCATTTATTTACTAGGGGTCCAGCCATGCAAAATGCACAGGCTATTAAACCTTCATTTGCAAGTGGACCCACATCCCTACTATGCAAATAGTACCATAATCCTAATGTTGCTTCACAAATCTTACCCCCACCTACCCCACTTATCATTTTTCACAAATTACTCATAACCTCCCCCAACAAATAAAAATTGTTAGAGGGAGGTTTTGGGTAATTAGGAAGAATTTGAGTTTTCGTCCACTTGCTTGGACGACTCCGGTTGtcgtggtggtggtggtgatgatggtgcaTTTATCCCGGACTCGGGGTAAAAAGCAACAAGTGCAGCATTGATCTGTTGTACGGTGTTGCACAAATGATGGTTAATAGCCGTGACACTAGAAAGGTTGAGCTTTGCAGTTGGGATCGTGCTAGCAAGGACTTGTAATCCAATGGTAAGTAGACAACCTCCTGAATATTCTTGAATTGACGACAAGTTCTGCCTCTTCTCAGAAGATTGTGCCGAAGAATTAGCTTCACTACTGGAGATGTTGTCAGAGTTGTTAATATTATTGGTTTGTCCATTCACTGGTGTTATGACAAAGCCTAAAGGAAGAAGAGGAATGCATGAGGGGTCCTCCCCGTTCATGGCTAGCTGGATTGCGTCGACCTCCACGGTGGTGTAGGCCACCAGGCTGCCTGAATCATCCGTGCAGCTCTCTTGCAGCATTAGCTCTACACTCTGGGATGAGTTGCTAGCCACCTGGACGAATTCAAGAATCATAGACCTAATTAAAGTTTGTCATTGCATGTGtcgaaacaagaaaaaataattttggaagttGGGCACAATTTGGACTACTAACATATGATAATAAAAGATTGTAGCATAGAAGAGAAGACGTAAGATGCAGAGGGTAAAAATAGCTTGTCACTTTTCGACTGTCTTTGAAATATAGAGTTTCAAGTTTCAAAAGTGAAGCTTGATGACATGAAACACATGATTATTTTCAATTTCACTTCTGAGAATTTGAATCACATGACTAGTTTCACAAGTCTCAATTTCACTTCTGAGAATTTGAAATTTGTGACAATGACTAAATTTGCATATCACATAAAGGCTGAAAAGTGCTATTTGTGAAATTTACATCATTTTGTGTAATAATGTTCCAGAGATGGCATATTGTTTTtcattaatgaaaaataatgtaTTGAATCCATTTGTACCAACCCTATATATATTCACTCAATCAATAGCCAGTAATTTCCAAATTACAAGGAGAACTGCAATTAGTAATTCCCTACTTAATTGTGAGATAAATTTTGTGCATAGACTTACATTAATACGTAGAAGAGAGATGCAATTCCCTGGATGAGAACCATTTGCAATGTGAGCCACCTCATGCAATGAATTCCCATTTGAAAGCACATCCAACTGCAACATTAGAGATATATATAGTACAATTCAAACCAACTCAAAAAACTCAATTTGGGTGAAAAAATGGATATTTTTATAAGAAGTGCAAATTACCTGAGCTCTTCGACGTTCATCCCTCAAGAGATCGAAGACCTGGAAATGATTATACGGAAGCCAAGAAGTTGAAACTGCACTAAGGATTAGTCCATTGGGTTGGCCTGGTTCTGTAACTTTTCTAGTAGTAATTCGGACAGTGTCCTCAAGAGAATCAGAAAGAGCTGTCCATGATTGCCCACAACTAGTGCTAATGTTCATACAAAATGTTTTGATCATCCTTTGAGACAAATTCATCAAGCTCTTTCGAGCTTCTGGAGATGGTATCACTGCACAAAGTAACAAAATTAATCATGTTCAAACTGAATATTATTTGTGTTAAAAGGCCAAGAAATCATATTATGATAATCAAGTACCTCCAAGGTCAGATATATTTCTAGCCATAAGGCTCGCAAGCCTTTCACATTGTCTCTGCAAGATTGATAACCATCGTTGTGCTCCAAATGCCATACCACTAGTTACAAAGTTATTGAATATCTGATTCACTGGATTTTCTTCAACCTCAGCATGTTCAACCCATGTAACCTACACACATTTTTTaattagaaaacaaaaagaaagaaattaacgACTATAAGAAAAAGATTAGGCGCAGCTGCATAGCAGAAGTCCTTAATTAGCTACTAATCATTTTTTAGCTTAATGAAATTAAAGACAGGTGAAAATTGTATAATACTGGAAAAGTCTTTTTAAGAAATGATAAGTGTGTTTTTTCAAGTGATGACAACTAATTTCTAGGTTTATGGATTCAATCAAAATCTACAAGATGTTGCGACCGTGAATTTAGTAGTTTGGCATGTAATCTTGTATATGTGCTAACTGCTAAGAATTTACTACTAGTACATTAGTACAAATATTAAATTGCTAATCAGGTAACTCAAAAGGGGTTAGTTATTTCAGTGACATCTCAAACTCATGAAGTTCAAATTCTAAATCCCTAAGATATTTACCCTAGAGTATCCATTGGGCATGTCTTGGATGATGCAGCCAGAAGGCCTTCTCTTGAAATAAGGGAAAGGTGCTGGAAAATTGTTGTGAAGACTATCAAGTGGAAAATCAACAATTGCCCAACTCCCTTCCTCCACATTCTGTTGGCAATAACGCAGGAAATAACATTCTCTTGTTGACACTAAGGGTGTTAGAACTTGCATTTCCATAAACAtctgaaaaccaaaaaaaaaaaaaaacagaaatttaacatttatattaACTACATAATAAATagatgaaactttttttttttgacttacCAATTGAAGAGAACCACTGGCATGTTCAGAAACTCCTGAGGTTACAACTTGAATAGTTTTGGCTCTAGAAATGATAGATGGGAAAAGCTCTATACATTTATTCtggaaaagaaataatgaaacGTAAAAATGacaatattataattattaattgagaAGAAAAATGGTTG is a genomic window containing:
- the LOC107870908 gene encoding homeobox-leucine zipper protein HDG5 isoform X1, whose translation is MFSDCQLFSSMGMGGNNGVSSESLYSSTIQNPNFNFMAMGGNNLPFNIFPPNIIPKEENGLFKSKEEMDSGSGSEHIEGMSGNELELPEQQQQQQPPGKKKRYHRHTVRQIQEMEALFKECPHPDDKQRLKLSQDLGLKPRQVKFWFQNRRTQMKAQQDRSDNVILRAENDNLKNENYRLQAALRSVMCPTCGGPAMLGEMGFDEQQLRLENARLKEEFERVCCLVSQYNGRGPMQGLGSPPPLLPPSLELDMSITNFPRKFEDQPTMPNCADMVPVSLLMPDQNNSQFSGGPMIMEEEKSLAMELALSSMNELVKMCTMGEPLWIWGHNDSGKEVLNVEEYSRMFPWPVGVKQNSNELRIEATRSSAVVIMNSITLVDAFLDTNKCIELFPSIISRAKTIQVVTSGVSEHASGSLQLMFMEMQVLTPLVSTRECYFLRYCQQNVEEGSWAIVDFPLDSLHNNFPAPFPYFKRRPSGCIIQDMPNGYSRVTWVEHAEVEENPVNQIFNNFVTSGMAFGAQRWLSILQRQCERLASLMARNISDLGVIPSPEARKSLMNLSQRMIKTFCMNISTSCGQSWTALSDSLEDTVRITTRKVTEPGQPNGLILSAVSTSWLPYNHFQVFDLLRDERRRAQLDVLSNGNSLHEVAHIANGSHPGNCISLLRINVASNSSQSVELMLQESCTDDSGSLVAYTTVEVDAIQLAMNGEDPSCIPLLPLGFVITPVNGQTNNINNSDNISSSEANSSAQSSEKRQNLSSIQEYSGGCLLTIGLQVLASTIPTAKLNLSSVTAINHHLCNTVQQINAALVAFYPESGINAPSSPPPPRQPESSKQVDENSNSS
- the LOC107870908 gene encoding homeobox-leucine zipper protein HDG5 isoform X2, yielding MFSDCQLFSSMGMGGNNGVSSESLYSSTIQNPNFNFMAMGGNNLPFNIFPPNIIPEENGLFKSKEEMDSGSGSEHIEGMSGNELELPEQQQQQQPPGKKKRYHRHTVRQIQEMEALFKECPHPDDKQRLKLSQDLGLKPRQVKFWFQNRRTQMKAQQDRSDNVILRAENDNLKNENYRLQAALRSVMCPTCGGPAMLGEMGFDEQQLRLENARLKEEFERVCCLVSQYNGRGPMQGLGSPPPLLPPSLELDMSITNFPRKFEDQPTMPNCADMVPVSLLMPDQNNSQFSGGPMIMEEEKSLAMELALSSMNELVKMCTMGEPLWIWGHNDSGKEVLNVEEYSRMFPWPVGVKQNSNELRIEATRSSAVVIMNSITLVDAFLDTNKCIELFPSIISRAKTIQVVTSGVSEHASGSLQLMFMEMQVLTPLVSTRECYFLRYCQQNVEEGSWAIVDFPLDSLHNNFPAPFPYFKRRPSGCIIQDMPNGYSRVTWVEHAEVEENPVNQIFNNFVTSGMAFGAQRWLSILQRQCERLASLMARNISDLGVIPSPEARKSLMNLSQRMIKTFCMNISTSCGQSWTALSDSLEDTVRITTRKVTEPGQPNGLILSAVSTSWLPYNHFQVFDLLRDERRRAQLDVLSNGNSLHEVAHIANGSHPGNCISLLRINVASNSSQSVELMLQESCTDDSGSLVAYTTVEVDAIQLAMNGEDPSCIPLLPLGFVITPVNGQTNNINNSDNISSSEANSSAQSSEKRQNLSSIQEYSGGCLLTIGLQVLASTIPTAKLNLSSVTAINHHLCNTVQQINAALVAFYPESGINAPSSPPPPRQPESSKQVDENSNSS